From the Pediococcus acidilactici genome, the window ATGAAATTCTCCTGGTTGTCGACGCGATGACCGGGCAAAATGCGGTAAATACAGCGGAAGGCTTTAATGATAAGTTAGACATTACCGGGGTAATCCTGACTAAGTTAGATGGGGACACCCGTGGCGGTGCAGCTTTGTCAATCCGGGCAGTAACGGGTAAGCCAATTAAATTTGTGGGTCAAGGTGAAAAAATGGAAGACTTAGACGTCTTCCACCCGGACCGAATGGCTTCTCGAATCTTAGGCATGGGGGACATGCTTACTTTAATTGAAAAGACCCAAAAGGAATTCGACGAAAAGCAAGCAGCCGAAATGTCCCAAAAAATTCGGGAAAATACCTTTGATTTCAACGATTTCTTGGATCAAATGAACCAAGTTCAAAGTATGGGCCCGATTGAAGACATTGTGAAGATGATTCCGGGGATGGCAAATAATCCGGCATTGAAGAACATTAACGTCGATCCTAAGGATATTGAGCATACCAAAGCAATTGTCTACTCAATGACTAAACAAGAGCGCGAAAATCCGGATATTTTAAATCCTAGTCGGCGGCGCCGGATTGCTGCCGGATCAGGTCGGCCAGTGGTTGAAGTTAACCGGATGATTAAGCAGTTTAACCAAATGAAAAAAATGATGAACCAAATGTCCAAGGGAAACTTTGGCCCGATGGAGGGAATGTTTGGTAACGGCATTAAGGGCAAGTTGTCTAAGATGGCAATGAACTCGATGGTTAAGCGGAATAAAAAGAAGAAAAAGAAGCGGATGAAGAAGAATAAAAAGCGGTAATTGCCGCATTTTAACGGGATAAAAAATAAAATTTAATCTGTTAAGGAAAAAACCTTTACATCTCTTCAAATAACTGGTATATTATTACTCGTGAATAAATAGTGGAGGTGTTAACATGTCTGTAAAGATTCGTTTAAAACGTATGGGTTCGAAGAAGCGTCCTTTCTACCGTATCGTGGTTGCTGATTCACGTTCACCACGTGATGGTCGTTTTATCGCCCAAGTTGGAACATACAACCCATTAGTTGAACCAGCTGCAGTTAAGCTTGAAGAAGAAGAAATCATGAACTGGTTAAACAATGGTGCACAACCTTCGGATACGGTTAAGAATATTCTTTCTAAAGCAGGAATTATGAAGAAGTATCACGAAGCTAAATATACAAAATAGGTTTTAACCTGAAATGAAGGGCGTAAGTAAAACGGTTGTTTTATTACGCCCTTCTTTTTGTATCGGAGGAAGAATAATGAACTATTATAACGTGGCCAAAATCGTGAACACGCGTGGCTTACGCGGTGAATTAAAGGTGATCGCGTACACCGACTTTCCGGAAGAACGTTTCCAAGCCGGCACTGAACTGCAATTATTTAAAGACGCGAACGCAACGGCACCAATGCAAGCCGTAACGGTACAATCGGCAAAACCTTTTAAAGGCATGTGGTTAATCCAATTGGCCGGACTAGACTCAATCAACGAAGTTGAAAAGTTTAAGGGCATGATGCTAAAAATTGCGGAAGATCAACTCCAAGAGCTTGGTGAAGATGAATTTTACCAACACGAAATTATTGGGTTAGAGGTCGTTGAAGAAGGGCAAACTCTCGGTAAAGTTAAGGAAATTTTGTCCTACGGTCCTAACGATGTTTGGGTAGTTGAACGGCCAGGTCAAAAAGACTTATTGCTACCATACTTAAAGGACGTAGTATTAAAAGTTGATTTAGATAAAGGTGTTGTAGAAGTTGCGGTACCTGAGGGGTTAGATTAATGAAGATTGATATTTTAACTTTATTTCCGAAAATGGTTGAAGTGCCGCTCCACGAGTCAATTGTGGGGAAGGCGATTGAAAGTGACAAATTAGCCGTTGAGGTAACTGATTTTCGTGAATATTCAACTAATAAGCACAAAAATGTCGACGATTACCCTTATGGAGGCGGAGCCGGTATGCTACTGACGCCACAACCGATTTTTGACGCTATGGAGCACGTCAAAAGCCAAAATCACCAATCGGCAGGTCGGGTGATTTTAGTGGATCCAGGTGGCAAGCGTTTTAATCAAGCAATGGCGGAAGATTTTGCAAAAGAAGAGCACCTGACCTTTATCTGTGGGCATTATGAAGGCTATGATGAGCGGATTAAGACGTTGGTCGATGACGAAGTTTCGCTTGGTGATTTTGTGATTACGGGCGGGGAATTAGCGGCATTGACGATGATTGATGCAACGGTTCGTTTACTACCAGACGTGCTAGGTAACGATGAGTCTGCTGAAGATGATTCATTTTCTACGGGACTTTTAGAGTTTCCACAGTACACCCGTCCCGCTGATTTTCGAGGATTAAAAGTACCGGAGATTTTGTTGAGTGGTAACCATGGCAAGATTGACGAATGGCGACGAACGATGGCGTTGAAGAAAACGTTAGAACGTCGGCCAGATTTATTAAAAACGGCTAAATTAACGGCGGAAGATCAAAAGATCCTCCGAGAATTACAAACACCCGATATATAATGAGGATGATTGGATCTATACAATTGACGGAGGCTAGCGGGGAACTAGTCTAAAAAGCTTTGATATTTTTAGAGGTAGGTTAATTGTGTAGGTGACGGTTCATCCTCTTTTTACTAGTAACTTCTAGTTTTTTAAATTATAATGAATCTAAATAAGTTAGGGGAGTGACTTTTATGACCAAAATCTTTTCCGTTCGTAATCTTAATTACGTAGTTAACGGAACCAGAATTTTGAATTCAATCGATTTTGATGCGGAACTTGGTGATTACATTACGATAGTGGGCCCCTCCGGGTCGGGGAAAAGTACTTTTTTAAAGATTTTGGCCACGTTACTGACCCCTACAAGCGGCACGATTATGTATCACGGAGAGGATCAGCTTGCGATCCCCAAAATTGAATACCGCAAGGAGGTTTCTTACTGTTTCCAACAACCAACCTTGTTTGGCGAAACGGTTCGTGACAATCTGGCGTTTCCTTTTGAAATTCGTAACCATCCTTTTAACGCGGATAAGGCAATTAGGTCACTCGAACAGGTTGACTTAACCGCACGATTCTTAGATAAGCCGATTGTGGACCTATCGGGGGGCGAAAAGCAACGGGTGGCGTTAGTCCGCAACTTGCTTTTTCCACCTAAAGTCCTTTTGTTGGATGAAGTTACTACGGGTCTAGATGTGGACACCAAGGCAATTGTCCATCATTTAATTGAAAAAATGAACCAAAAAAGCAAAATTACGGTTTTAGCAATTACACATGACGAAGCAGAAATTAATTTAGCTCATCGTTTAGTCACGATTGAAAATGGCAGAATTGTAGGTGAACGACATGAACTTAATCGTTAGTCCTTTGGCGTTATCCTTCGCCATCATCTTAGTTATCATTGCGTTAGGAATTAATCTACACGAAAAAATTGGGTTGGAAAAGGACATGGTGATCGGGGTAATTCGGGCAGTTATCCAGCTAACCGTCGTGGGTTACGTTTTAACTTACGTTATTAAGGTTGACCGGGTCTGGTTAACCATCTTGATGGTATTGATCATCATTTTTAATGCCGCACTTAACGCGAAAAAACGGGCGGATAAAATTCCCCATGCGTTTTTTATTAGTCTCTTAGCCATTAGCGTGGCAACCGTGACAACCATTTGTTTACTAGTGTTAGCGCGGGCAATTAAGTTTACCCCCAGCCAAATCGTGCCAATTTCTGGGATGATTGCTAGTAACACCATGGTGGCAATCGGATTATGCTACCGCAGCATGAACCAAACTTTTAAAGACCAACGCCAAGGGGTTTTAGAACGGCTAGCGTTAGGGGCCAACTTGAAGCAAGCATCACGAGCGATTGTCCAAAATTCAATTAAAACCGGGATGTCGCCAACCATTGATTCCGCCAAAACAGTAGGGATTGTGAGTTTACCAGGAATGATGTCCGGATTAATTTTTGCCGGAGTCGATCCCACTAAGGCGATTCTGTACCAAATTATGGTAACTTTTATGTTGTTAGCAGCCACTAGTATTGGTAGTGTAATTGCTTGCTACATGGCGTATCCGCTTTTTTATAACGATGATTTACAGTTAAAATAACTTTGCATCAGCGGAGTGGATATGTTATTATTTTACTTGGCTTGAATGCCAACAATTAACAATGTTCCGCTGGCTCCGGGTGAGTTAAGAAGATTGGTGAAGGGAAGATTTTTTGATGAATGAATTAATCAACAAGATTACAAAAGAACAACTTCGCGACGACATTCCTGAATTCCGCGCTGGTGATACTGTTCGGGTTCACGCTAAGGTTGTTGAAGGTAACCGCGAACGGATCCAGATGTTTGAAGGGGTAGTTATCAAGCGTCATGGTTCAGGAATCAGTGCTACATACACTGTTCGTAAGATCAGTAACGGAATTGGTGTGGAACGTACATTCCCACTCCATTCACCACGTGTAGCTAAGATTGACGTTGTTCGTTACGGTCGCGTTCGTCGTGCTAAGCTTTACTACCTACGTGCATTACATGGTAAGGCAGCTCGTATTAAGGAAGACCGTCGTAAAGCTAACGCTATGAAAAATAAATAGTTTTTGACCAGCACTAAGGTTGGGTAAAGACTAGTGAAGAAACCAATTCGTTTAATCGCGAATTGGTTTCTTTTTTTTAGGTAAATTTAGCGCATAAGGGTTATTACTAACCAATTAGAAATGATTTTTATAAGTGCGGATAAATAATTGGGTTGTTTGTTAATGAAATAATGGAAAAAATTTACGAGAGTCAATTACTAAAAAATTCACTTAAAATATAGGAATAACATTGTTGCTTAATTTTTGGGATTGCCAATTAATGAAGTTTGGGTGTATATTTAATACACGATAAGACATATAAAACTAGTAAAGAACCATGAGAGTATTGGATAACAATGAAAATTGGAATACTGATTAAATTAAGGGTTGAAAGATCGTTAGGTTGAATAAAAATCATAACGCAAAAGTAAAGCCCTTAGTGACTAGTCAAAGTTTTATCACGGATCAAGGAAGTGACTTCTAAAACAGCGTAAGGGAAGTCAATAGTAGAGGAGCAAAAATAATGGCACAAAATATATTACCGTTAGGTTCGGTTGTAACGTTAAAAGATCATCCTGAAAGAGGAGAGTTGCTTATTATTTCAAGAGCGAGCGTGGTCCAGGAAGAAGCCCAAAAGGAAGCCTACTTCGATTATGGAGCGGTGCTCATCCCAGAAGGAATGATGACACCGGAAGAAGTTTACTTTTTTAATCGCGAAGACGTCGGTAAAGTGGTGTACAAAGGTTACGTTAACCACGCAGAAAAACAATTTGCCGAAAATTATGACCGGTTAATTAGTCAAACTGACATTGCGAAGGGAACAACGGATATTTTAAATGCACCAAACGCATAGTGGACTGAAAATTATGGGTCTCTTAGAAAATATTTCTGGGGTAATGAGATTCTTTAGTAAAAAAATAAGCGCGGATAACGAAGTATAAAAACAAATTTAAAAGACATCAACTGCTTAAAGGAAATTTCAATAGGCTAGCTAAAACTTAACTAGCTTAATTTCCTAATAGCAATTGATGCCTTTTTTTAATTTACTATTCTTGGATAAATTTAACGGCAGTTCCGTAAGCGGCAACCGACTGCATGTCAGTGCCGATTGAACCTGAATCAAAACGCATCATCACTACGGCATCAGCACCCATTGCCGCAGCATTTTCTCGTAAACGTTGGACTGCTATATGCCGAGATTCGTCCAACATTTTGGTGTAGTCTTTAATTTCGCCACCAACAATATTTTTTAAACCTGCTCCAATATTTCGTACTAAATTTTTAGATTGGGTGGTCAAACCAAAAACTTCTCCAATTACTTGATATTCCTTACCAGGGATACGTTCGGTGGTGGTAACTAGCATTTCTTCCATGAAGATTCCTCCTATAAGTTAGGTGATTATAAATTACGGCCGTAAATACGCATAGCCAGCAGCTTGTTTTTCTACTAACTCAACAACCCCTGAAGGGACCACTTTGGCATCGCTAATTAAGCTATCGAGACTAATTTGTCGTTGTTTTAGCGAATTCTGGCAAACGACCAACTGATCCAGGGGCTGGAGGGCGTCTTTAATTGTTGCATTTTGCGACTGGGAAGTCTGTAAAGCTGCCACTGCAGGGCCGTTAACAAGTAATTCAATTACGTTATTGGTTTCAGCGTAATGTTCGTTCAAATGGGCGAGGTTACTTAGTACCATGGGCCATTTTTCCATTTCATCGATATGCATAATTATTTTCATCAATAGTGGTCCTACCTTTCATGATGGTTGTGTACCCAACATTATAACGCGAAACAGTGCCAATAGGGAGCTTAAAGTAAGTTACACAATGAGTTCATTTGTACACCATTAACGATGTTTGGGATGTACAAAAATTACTTGACAAGCAATTCCCCGTCCTGGTGGCGATTTTAGTGTATGGGGTTAATTAATTGTGACGGTTCAAGATAATTTGTTTCAATCAGGGAAATCAATAAGAAATCCCACCATATCGGCTTTGAACGCTGTTTTTTAAAAAAATAGCAAAAAATTCACATTTTAAAAGCAATTGCGCAACGAACCTTTTCTCGCTATTCTTTTGAATATTCCTTATGTAAGGAATCGCAAGGAACACTCGGTTGAGGAGGAAATAAGAATTTGAGTATTTTAAACGCGGCAGAAATCATGGAGTTAATTCCAAACCGTTATCCAATCTTATTTATGGATTACGTTGACGAATTGGAACCAGGAAAATCAATTATCGCAACTAAAAACGTCACCATTAACGAAGAATTTTTCCAAGGACACTTTCCGGGAAATCCAGTAATGCCTGGCGTATTAATTATTGAATCGTTGGCACAGGCTGCTTCAATCTTAATTTTGAAGTCCGAAGAGTTTGCGGGAAAGACGGCGTACTTAGGAGCAATTAATAACGCTAAATTCCGCCAAATTGTTCGGCCTGGAGATGTTTTGAAATTACATGTCGAAATGATTAAGAAAAAACGCAACATGGGGGTTGTGGAAACATTTGCAACCGTCGGCGAAAAGAAAGTTTGCCAAGCTCAATTGACCTTTATTGTTGGGGCAACTGACCAGCCTAAAGCATAGTTGGTGAAGTAAATGGGATTAAAAATTATTGATTCGGCAAAGTATAGTCCGGAAAGGGTTATTACTAACGACGAACTAGCGCAAACGTTAGATACGTCGGACGAATGGATTTCGAAACGAACCGGTATCAAACGGCGGCATCGGATTGGTGAGGAAACTAATGCTGCAATGGCAACTAAGGTTGCAGAAGCTTTACTTACCAAGACGAACACGGCTCCCGAAGAAGTAGATTTGATCGTGGTGGCAACCATGTCTCCGGATTACCAAACTCCTTCAGTAGCCGCACTGGTTCAAGGCGCTCTTAAGGCTTCTAGAGCCATGGCCTTCGACATTAGTGCCGCCTGCAGTGGCTTTGTTTACGGAATGAGTGTAGTGAACCAAATGCTTCAATCGCCGAACTATCATAAGGCTTTATTAATTGGTTCAGAGGCACTGTCTCGTCTGCTAGATTGGGAAGACCGGAGTACGGCAGTTTTGTTTGGCGACTCTGCAGCGGGCGTTTTAGTCGAAAATGATCCTGCTGACCCTGCAGGATTGCTTGCCGAACGGCTAACTACTTATGGTGACTTAGGGGAACACCTCACTGCTGGTAACGTGGCTGCGTTAACTGATTCAACGCAATCTTATTTTTTTCAAATGAATGGCCGCAAGGTTTACGAATTTGCAACTAACCGGGTTCCTGAATCAATCCAAGCAGTGTTACAAGCGGCGGAAATTGATGCGAAAGACGTCAAGTATTTCCTGTTGCACCAGGCAAACGCCCGCATTATTAAAAGCGTGGCCAAACGGTTGGAACTACCGTTAGAAAAATTTCCAATCAACATCGCTGACTACGGAAATACTGCCGCAGCCAGTGAGCCACTGCTTTTAGCAGAACTGATGCAGGAACATAAAATCCAACGCGGCGACATCATCGTGTTTAGCGGCTTTGGCGGTGGCTTGACCATCGGTACTAGCATAATTAAATTTTAAAAACATATTATTTGGAGGAACATAAAATGACAAAAGAAGAAGTATTCGCAAAGGTACAAGAAGTAATCGCAGACCAATTGGAAAAGGACGCAAGCAAAATCACAATGGAAACTAGTTTTTCAGAAGATTTAGAAGCAGATAGCTTAGACATCTTTGAAGTTGTGGACCAATTAGAAGATGAATTTGATATCGACATCGATACTGACGAAAACATGGATACTGTTGGTAAATTAGTTGATTACATTATTGAAAACCAAGACTAATTCGAGGCAGTACTAAGGAGATTGCAATGATTAAAGCAGCATACTTATTTAGCGGACAAGGTCAACAGTTTGAGGGGATGGGACAAGACTTCTATAAAACGGAACCAGCTTACCGGTCCTTAGTGGATGAAGCTAGTCAGATCCTAGGTCAGAATTTTGCGGACCCCGCGGTGATGGACGACCCCGTTAACGCACAATTAGCGATTGTGATTTTTAGTTTAGGGGTAGAACGAATTTTACGCCAAGAAGAACTTCAGGCAGAAAAATTTGTGGGACTGAGCTTAGGTGAGTATTCTGCATTATTAGCGGCAGAAAGTTTTCCTTTAGCGGACGGTTTAGCCGTGATTGCAGACCGGTCGCGGTACATGAGCGAAGCTGGTAAACAAAACCCTGGAAAAATGGTAGCAGTGCTTAACGCGGAGGCCACGGTAATTGACAACGCGTTAGCGGAAGCTAGAAAAGTCGGCGACGTTTTTCCAGCAAACTATAATACGCCGAAGCAAACTGTTTTCGGGGGTAACACCACGGGAATTGAACGCTTTAGCGCAGCTCTAAAGGACGCCGGCGTAAAACGTGTTGTGCCAATCAAAATGCCGGTAGCTTCACATACCCCGTATATGGAGCCGGCTAGCATTCGTTTGGCTGAGCGATTGGAAAGCGTTCCGGTTCAGGCACCGCAAATCCCGGTTATTAGCAACACCATTAGAGCACCGTTTACCGTAAACAATTTAAAGGATACCTTAGCTAAACAGCTAACGCATCCAACTTACTTTACGGATTGTTTAAACCTGCTTGACGTTGATGAATTGGATTGTCTTATTGAAGTAGGACCTGGCAAAGCGTTGAGTGGTTTTGCGAAAAAAACGCTGAAAAAGGCGGACCTGCCAATTTTTAACGTTGACCGGGTGGAAAATTTAAATAAACTACGCGAGTTCCTAGTGACTAAACAAGCTGAGGAACCGGTTAGCTAAGGGTTTACGGACATTGATAGACATGAATAGGCTGGGAAAATTTAATTTAAGTTTTCTCAGTCTTTAATTAGGAGGCCATATTAATTGGATATTAAGGATAAAGTTGCGGTAGTTACTGGCGGAACGAAAGGAATCGGGCTTGCAATCGCTAAAGATTTAGCGCAACAAGGTGCGAAAGTCTTTATCACCGCGCGCCGGGCAGTTGAAGACGTAGCGCTACAAACCGAACTTAATGATTTAGGGATCGTCTACAAGAATTTAGACATCCGGGCTGATGACGAAGTGGGGGCATTGCTTAACGAACTTAACGAAGAGCAAGGTCACGTCGACATCGTCATTAATAACGCCGGCATCACTCGGGACAAGTTGTTAAGTCGGATGTCGTTAGAAGACTTCGAAGAGGTCATCGCAACTAATTTAGTGGGGACTTTCTCAGTTACTAAGTACGCAATGAAAATTATGCAAAAACAACGATCCGGTAATATCGTAAATATTTCTAGCATTTCGGGAACTCACGGGAATGTGGGACAGGCTAATTATTCCGCTAGTAAGGCGGGAATTGTAGGTTTGACCAAAACAACCGCTCGCGAAGGCTTGTTAAGAAATATTCGGTGCAACGCGATTGCCCCTGGGATGATCGAAACGGCGATGACAGGAAAACTAAGTGACAAGGTTCGCGCTAAGACTGAAGAAATGATTCCAATGCACCGTTTTGGGCAACCTGAAGAAATTGCCATGGCGGTAAGCTTTTTACTTAAAAATGATTACATTACTGGGCAAGTTCTGACCGTGGATGGCGGATTGACCCTTTAAATCAAGGAGGAAAATATGACTAGAAGAGTTGTTGTAACGGGAATGGGGGCACTAACCCCACTTGGTAATAGTCGGGACGCCTTTATTGAAGGGTTAAATGAATCTAAAGTAGGAATCGACCAAATTACTCATTTTGATGCTGAACCGACCGGAATTACGGTTGCTGGGGAAGTTAAAGAATTCAACGCTACCGAACGTTTAGAAAGAAAAATTGCTAAGCGGATGGATCCGTTTTCCCAGTACGCTTTGTACACCGCGGTGGAAGCCATGGAACAAGCCGATTTTAAGGATGGCGAAGTGGATCCCGAACAGATGGGGGTTATCTACGGCTCTGGAATTGGTGGGTTAACCACAATCCAAGAACAAGTAATCAAAATGAACACCAAGGGACCTAAACGAGTTTCCCCGTTGTTCGTTACTAATTCAATCACGAACATGGCGGCGGGTAATATTTCGATGTACTTTAATGCCAAAAATACTAGTCAAGCAATCGTTACGGCTTGTGCTAGCGCTAATAATGCCATTGGTAATGCGTTCCACCATATTAAAAATGGGTATGCGGACGTAATGATTACTGGTGGTGCTGAATCATCGATTAATGAAATCGGGATTGCCGGTTTTGCGGCCTTAACGGCGTTATCGACCGCGACGGATCGTTTGCGCGCTTCAATTCCATTTGATAAGGAAAGAAATGGCTTTGTCATGGGGGAAGGTGCCGCTACCTTAGTTTTAGAAGAGTACGAACATGCAAAGGCCCGTGGTGCAAACATTTTAGCAGAAATTGTCGGCTACGGAATGACTAGTGACGCTTTCCACATGACCCAGCCAGATCCTGACGGTCGCGGAGCTATCCGGGCGATGGAAATGGCCCTACAAGAAGGTGGCTTAACTCCTGCAGATGTAGACTACATTAACGCCCACGGAACCAGCACCCATGCTAATGATAGTGCGGAATCTAAAGCAATCGCGAAGGTTTTTGCTGACAATGACCATTATCAAGTAAGTAGTACCAAGTCGATGACCGGACATTTATTAGGGGCGGCAGGTGCCATTGAAGCCGTAGCCACCATCGCGGCATTGCAAAATGACGTGATGCCAGTAAACGTCGGGCTCCAAGTTAAGGATCCGGAAGTCAACATTCCGCTGGTAACGGAAGACAGCCGGCGAACAAAGGTTAACGCGGCAATCAGTAATTCCTTTGGATTTGGTGGTCATAATGCGGTATTAGCATTTAAGAGGTGAGAAAATGGAAGAGATTGATTTAGATAAATTATTGACTAAATTAGATCAATCGTCGTTTACATCGTTTGAAATTCACGACGGTGATTTTAATTTAAAGGTTAAAAAAGAAGCAGCACCGGCTAGTCAGCCCGTAATGCAAAATAATCCACCAGTAGCGGAAACAACTCCTTCCGTGCCTGAAAGTGAACCGTTAGCTGAAATTAAGGCCCCGTTTGTGGGAGTAGTTTACTTTGCTCCGGCAGAAGGCGAAGATCCATATATTCAAGAAGGTAGTACGGTTAAAAAAGGTGACACCGTGGCCTTGATTGAAGCAATGAAGATGTTTAACGAAGTTCATTCACCGATTGAAGGCGAAGTTGTCGAAATCCTGGTTGATAATGGTTCGATGGTGGAATATGACCAGCCAATCGCTCGGATTCGCGAAAAATAGGGGGCTTGGAAATGGTAAATGTACAAGACATCATTCCCCAACGGCCACCATTTCAATTAATTGACCAATTGATTAATTTAGAAGATGGCAAAAAGGCGGTTGCCCAAAAGCAAGTTACCATCAACGAATGGTTTTTCGGTCATCAAAGCGAACTATTTATGCCGGAACCATTATTAATTGAAGCACTTGCGCAAACGGGGGCCTGTGCACTACTATCAGCACCCGAATTTGTAGGCAAAAACGCCTTTTTTGGCGGGATTAAGTCGGCAAACTTTAACCAACGGGTAGTTCCCGGAAACGAGTTAACCCTAACCGTGGAATTAACCAAGTTGAAGCGTCAAATTGGGACGGGCCACGGGGTGATTGAAAATGAGCGACATGAAGTGGTTTGTGAAGCTGATTTAACTTTCATCGTGGGCTAGAAAGAGGAGAGTATTGATGTTTCAAAAAGTTTTAGTAGCCAACCGGGGTGAAATTGCGGTACAGATTATTCGTTCGTTACACGAGCTAGATATTCAGGCAGTGGCAGTTTATTCTACCGCAGATGAAAATAGTCTCTTTGTACGCCTCGCGGATGAAGCAGTCTGTATTGGTGGTCCCCAACCAGCGGAATCGTACCTAAATACTTTTAACATTGTTAACGCAGCCATTTTAACCGGCTGTGACGCAATTCATCCGGGCTATGGCTTTTTATCAGAAAATGCTGAATTTGCGCGGTTGTGTGAAGAAAGTAATTTAAAATTTATCGGACCAAGTTACCAAACGATCGAGTTGATGGGTAATAAATCGCGGGCCCGTGAAACCATGATTAGTGCGAACGTACCGGTTATCCCAGGTAGTAACGGGATGGTGCGGGATTTAGAAAACGCCATGGTGGTTGCGGAGCAGATCGGTTATCCCGTAATGCTAAAGGCGGCCGACGGTGGTGGCGGAAAGGGAATCCGGCGAATTAATTCACCAGACGAACTGAAAAAAGCCTACCAAGCGGCGCAACGTGAAGCACAAACTTCTTTTGGTAACGCAGATTTATACCTAGAAAAAATTATTGAAAACGCCAAGCACATTGAAATGCAAGTGATTGCCGACCAGTATGGACACTACGTTTTCTTACCGGAACGAGATTGTTCGCTTCAGCGGACTAATCAAAAGGTGATTGAAGAAACCCCTTGCGCAGTAATCTCTCACACGGAACGGGAAACTTTAGGTGAAATTGTGGTTCGGGCGGCTAAGGCAATTAAATACTACAACACCGGCACCATTGAATTCCTTATGGATCAAGATCACCATTTTTACTTCATGGAAATGAACACCCGCCTACAAGTG encodes:
- a CDS encoding beta-hydroxyacyl-ACP dehydratase, with amino-acid sequence MVNVQDIIPQRPPFQLIDQLINLEDGKKAVAQKQVTINEWFFGHQSELFMPEPLLIEALAQTGACALLSAPEFVGKNAFFGGIKSANFNQRVVPGNELTLTVELTKLKRQIGTGHGVIENERHEVVCEADLTFIVG
- a CDS encoding ketoacyl-ACP synthase III, which produces MGLKIIDSAKYSPERVITNDELAQTLDTSDEWISKRTGIKRRHRIGEETNAAMATKVAEALLTKTNTAPEEVDLIVVATMSPDYQTPSVAALVQGALKASRAMAFDISAACSGFVYGMSVVNQMLQSPNYHKALLIGSEALSRLLDWEDRSTAVLFGDSAAGVLVENDPADPAGLLAERLTTYGDLGEHLTAGNVAALTDSTQSYFFQMNGRKVYEFATNRVPESIQAVLQAAEIDAKDVKYFLLHQANARIIKSVAKRLELPLEKFPINIADYGNTAAASEPLLLAELMQEHKIQRGDIIVFSGFGGGLTIGTSIIKF
- the accC gene encoding acetyl-CoA carboxylase biotin carboxylase subunit; amino-acid sequence: MFQKVLVANRGEIAVQIIRSLHELDIQAVAVYSTADENSLFVRLADEAVCIGGPQPAESYLNTFNIVNAAILTGCDAIHPGYGFLSENAEFARLCEESNLKFIGPSYQTIELMGNKSRARETMISANVPVIPGSNGMVRDLENAMVVAEQIGYPVMLKAADGGGGKGIRRINSPDELKKAYQAAQREAQTSFGNADLYLEKIIENAKHIEMQVIADQYGHYVFLPERDCSLQRTNQKVIEETPCAVISHTERETLGEIVVRAAKAIKYYNTGTIEFLMDQDHHFYFMEMNTRLQVEHTVTEEVTGIELIKEQIKIAEGQKLSFSQLDVNILGHAIECRINAEDPSNNFMPSAGKIDHLFLPVGTMGVRIDSGITQGSLIPPFYDSMIAKMIVKMPTRQEAIVKMRRVLKEFEIAGVKCNKTFLEALLVDKGFEKAQFSTKYIENNFLKEWLNNEK
- a CDS encoding acetyl-CoA carboxylase biotin carboxyl carrier protein subunit, which codes for MEEIDLDKLLTKLDQSSFTSFEIHDGDFNLKVKKEAAPASQPVMQNNPPVAETTPSVPESEPLAEIKAPFVGVVYFAPAEGEDPYIQEGSTVKKGDTVALIEAMKMFNEVHSPIEGEVVEILVDNGSMVEYDQPIARIREK
- the fabG gene encoding 3-oxoacyl-ACP reductase FabG, producing the protein MDIKDKVAVVTGGTKGIGLAIAKDLAQQGAKVFITARRAVEDVALQTELNDLGIVYKNLDIRADDEVGALLNELNEEQGHVDIVINNAGITRDKLLSRMSLEDFEEVIATNLVGTFSVTKYAMKIMQKQRSGNIVNISSISGTHGNVGQANYSASKAGIVGLTKTTAREGLLRNIRCNAIAPGMIETAMTGKLSDKVRAKTEEMIPMHRFGQPEEIAMAVSFLLKNDYITGQVLTVDGGLTL
- a CDS encoding ACP S-malonyltransferase — translated: MIKAAYLFSGQGQQFEGMGQDFYKTEPAYRSLVDEASQILGQNFADPAVMDDPVNAQLAIVIFSLGVERILRQEELQAEKFVGLSLGEYSALLAAESFPLADGLAVIADRSRYMSEAGKQNPGKMVAVLNAEATVIDNALAEARKVGDVFPANYNTPKQTVFGGNTTGIERFSAALKDAGVKRVVPIKMPVASHTPYMEPASIRLAERLESVPVQAPQIPVISNTIRAPFTVNNLKDTLAKQLTHPTYFTDCLNLLDVDELDCLIEVGPGKALSGFAKKTLKKADLPIFNVDRVENLNKLREFLVTKQAEEPVS
- the acpP gene encoding acyl carrier protein, with protein sequence MTKEEVFAKVQEVIADQLEKDASKITMETSFSEDLEADSLDIFEVVDQLEDEFDIDIDTDENMDTVGKLVDYIIENQD
- the fabF gene encoding beta-ketoacyl-ACP synthase II, which gives rise to MTRRVVVTGMGALTPLGNSRDAFIEGLNESKVGIDQITHFDAEPTGITVAGEVKEFNATERLERKIAKRMDPFSQYALYTAVEAMEQADFKDGEVDPEQMGVIYGSGIGGLTTIQEQVIKMNTKGPKRVSPLFVTNSITNMAAGNISMYFNAKNTSQAIVTACASANNAIGNAFHHIKNGYADVMITGGAESSINEIGIAGFAALTALSTATDRLRASIPFDKERNGFVMGEGAATLVLEEYEHAKARGANILAEIVGYGMTSDAFHMTQPDPDGRGAIRAMEMALQEGGLTPADVDYINAHGTSTHANDSAESKAIAKVFADNDHYQVSSTKSMTGHLLGAAGAIEAVATIAALQNDVMPVNVGLQVKDPEVNIPLVTEDSRRTKVNAAISNSFGFGGHNAVLAFKR